Genomic DNA from Pelagibaculum spongiae:
GAAGTCACTACCTTGGTGGCTTCTATTCAGGAATTGTTCGCTGGCAATACTGCACTTGGCGTGTTGATGATGTTAATTGTTGGTTTGCTCATCACCATGGGTATTGGTTCTTCTTTTTCTACCGTGCCAATTATCGCCACTCTATATGTGCCGCTGGGCATGGAAATGGGTTTATCCGCATTAGCGATTGCGGCACTGGTGGGTACGGCCGGCGCCTTGGGTGATGCAGGTTCTCCTGCATCTGATTCAACGATTGGCCCAAGTGCCGGTTTGAATGCTGATGGCCAGCACGATCACATTCGTGACTCGGTATTGCCAACTTTTATTCACTACAACATTCCACTGATTTTATTTGGTTGGTTAGCTGTGATGGTGTTGTGATGATTGTTTAGTCAAAACAGATAAAAAAACCGCTATAGTTTCTGCTATAGCGGTTTTTTTACATCTGATTTTTAATCATGGAAGAATAAATATGACCAATAAAAGCGGTAAGCTGAATGTTTGGGAGAAAATGGCAGATGGAATGATGAAGATTGCTGGCGATGATATATCTAGCCATTTTACACCATCAGGAATACCTCGTGAGTTAAAGAGAAGCACTTCTTGGTTTAAAAAAACAAAAACTTCTGAACTGACGTCGTACGAAAACAATTCATATGTAGCATGCATACTGTATCTTGAAATATCTGAAGATTTTTGGGGTGGTGATTGGAAGAACGGTGATAAAGAAACAATGTTACGTGATGAATATAAGTATAGAAATTTTTTATTGCGATGGCCTGGAACGCGAAGTGGTCTAGATATTGTTTTTTTTAGTCAAGAATTAGCAAGTCTCAAAACAAAAGGGTTAGTAGGAAAAATTCATCAAAAACTTCAATTGGAGATGATTTCTGGTTTAGCAAAGAGATATATTAAATCTAAAAATTGTTTTTTTATTGTTGAAGTAAAAGATGTTTATAACGAAATCAGATATTTCCCATTTTTATTCTTCGAAGATTACATTTCTTTTTTTGACTCTATGGTTGGCGAAATTACAATTGATGTTGGGCCTGAAGGTTTTGATGATGTAGTAAAAAAAATAATAATGAGTTACTTGATGCGATATTATGCCGTAATTTTAAGGGCAGAAGTAACTATTGCAGAAGTTATTTGCCCAAGAGAAAAAAAAACATAACGGCATAAAGATGATTTTTGAGAAGAGAGGTTAATGCGTAATTAAGCAATGTTATTTTATAAAACAGAACTAGGCAGCTTCACTTATAACGCATGCCAATCAACACCTACCCCTTGCGAGGTAGCTAGCACCCGCTAAAGAAGACAGGTCAAGACTCAGCTTAGATTTTCGGTTAGGCTTGCCGGGTAAATTTGTCGAGCAAATTATCGGAAGCATCCTATGTCAGAACTTAAGAATGATCGTTACTTACGGGCCTTGCTGCGCCAGCCTGTAGATTGCACCCCGGTCTGGATGATGCGTCAGGCGGGTCGTTATCTGCCAGAGTATCGCGCCACTCGTGAGCAAGCAGGTAGCTTTATGGATCTGTGCCGCAATGCAGATTTGGCTTGTGAAGTAACCCTTCAGCCACTGCGTCGCTATGCACTGGATGCTGCGATTCTGTTTTCCGATATTTTAACCATCCCTGATGCAATGGGCCTGGGCTTGTACTTCACACCAGGTGAAGGTCCTAAGTTTGAACGGCCATTGCGTGATCTAAAAGCAATCGAGCAGCTGCCGATTCCTGATCCAGAAGGTGAGCTGCAATATGTAATGAATGCAGTTCGCACCATTCGCCGTGAATTAAATGGCGATGTTCCTTTGATTGGTTTCTCTGGCTCTCCATGGACCCTTGCTACTTACATGGTTGAAGGGGGTTCATCGAAGACCTTCGCAACTATCAAGCGAATGGCTTATGACCAGCCAGCCATGCTGCATTTGTTGCTGAGCAAGTTAGCTGAGTCAGTCACCAGCTATTTGAATGCACAGATTAAAGCTGGTGCTCAAGCGGTACAGATTTTCGATACCTGGGGCGGTGCGTTATCTGAACAGGCTTATAAAGATTTCTCTTTGCAGTACATGCAAAAAATCGTTGATGGCTTAATCCGTGAACATGACGGTCGCAAAGTTCCTGTGGTGGTATTCACCAAGAACGGTGGCCTGTGGCTAGAAACCATTGCAGATATTGGTTGTGACGGTATTGGTCTGGATTGGACGATTGATATTGGCAAGGCACGCTCACGTATCGGTGCCAAAGCTGCATTGCAGGGCAATATGGACCCAGCAGTTCTGTACAGCTCACCGGATTCCATTCGCGCCGAAGTAGGGCGAATTTTGGAAGCTTATGGCAAGGGAACCGGTCATATCTTCAATTTGGGTCATGGCATTACGCCAGAAGTTGATCCAGAGAATGCAGGCGTATTTATTGAAGCGGTGCATGAATTAAGCGCGAAGTATCACGCTTAAATGCTGCATGCATTTAATGATGCGCTATCGATCATGAAGATCGGTTAGCCAAGCATTTTTAATGAAACCTCTGTTGATGTTGAATCAGCAGGGGTTTTTTTATGCTTATTTTAAGGCTCATAATAAAAGCTGATGCTCGCTGATGAAATGCCTGCAGAGAATACATAAGGTAAAAAATCATGGCGATTCAACAGATAGAAAAACATAGCAGTTATAGCAGCGCCAAATAACCCACATGCGACGGGAGCAACTCTTTGATTCTGAATGCTGTTTCGTTGGTCACTTAGTAACATTTTATCTTTAATGTAATGGTTTCTGAATACTGGCAGCCTAATTGTGATAGGCATAATCGCAACACCAAAAGCAAAAGAGCTTAACAAAAACAGCGGTTGAATTTTATTTCCATGGAGGTGGAATATAAAAGTAAAAAAAGCAACGGTTACTATAGCGAGTAATAAGGAAGATAAATATTTCATGCTTCTCTAATTTGATAATGGTTGTGCAGTAATAAATAATTACTAGTGATTTTAAACGAGCACACGCTTCTTCTTGCGCGTGAAGTTTAGTAGCACATTAAGGCAGTTTACGATTTTGATATTATATGGCTGTCGCCGTATTTATGGTACTTTTATCTGAGCCTGTTAATGAAGAGTCGACTTTTTCTTTAACTGCGTAACGTGATCAAACATAAAATAACAACACCGGCCACAAGCCAGGGGGACGATTTATGCAAGGGAACATGATGCCGAGCCAGTTATTGATTTCTGGTTTAATTGAGCATGCGGAAACAACGCATCCAGACGCAGAAATCGTCAGCCGCCGCTGTGAAGGTGATATACACCGCTATACCTATCGAGACGCTGCAATGCGCTCACGCCAATTAGCCAGTGCTTTGCAAGGGTTAGGCATTCTAGAAGGTGATCGAATTGCCACCTTAGCTTGGAATAATTATCGACATTTCGAGCTTTATTATGGGGTTTCTGGCATGGGCGCGGTATTGCATACTGTTAATCCGCGGCTGTTTTCTGATCAACTGGAATTCATCATTAATCATGCGCAAGATCGTTGGATTTTTGTTGACCTGACTTTTGTGCCATTGCTTGAATCTATCCAGCATAAAATTAGTGGCGTTGAAGGGTTTGTTATTATGACTGACCCGCAGCATATGCCCGAAACAACGTTAGAAAATGTTCTATGTTACGAAACCTTAATTGCCAATGGTGATGAAGGTTTTGAATGGCCTATGCTCGATGAAAATCAAGCGGCCAGCCTGTGCTATACCTCCGGCACAACCGGTAATCCCAAAGGCGTTTTATACAGCCATCGCTCCACCATTATTCATGCACAGGCGGAAATTGGTCAGGAAGCACTGGGTATCAGTAATACCTGCTGCATGCTGCCAGTAGTACCGATGTTCCATGTTAATGCTTGGGGCGTGCCTTATTCGGCAGCGATTACCGGTGCCAAGCTAGTGTTTCCGGGACCAGGTCTGGATGGCAAGTCATTATGGGAAATGATTGAAGTTGAACAGCCGGATTTATTATTGGGTGTTCCTACGGTTTGGCTGATGTTGTTGGACCATATGGAACATATCGGCCAGCAATTAACCTCGGTTGAAAACGTAGTGATTGGTGGTGCCGCTGCGCCATTATCGATGATTAAAAAATTCCATTATGATCACGATGCTTTTGTTGTTCATGCGTGGGGCATGACTGAAATGTCGCCTGTCGGCACGGTAAATGCGCATACACCGGCAATGGAAAAGATGCCGTTAGAGCAACGGTTCGCATTGCAACAAAAGCAAGGTCGGCCGATTTATGGCGTCGAAATGAAAATAGTCGATGACCAAAACAATGAGCTAGAAAAAGACGGCAAGGTATTTGGCAAGCTGCTGGTTCGTGGCCCGTGGATTGTGAATCAGTATTATCGAGATAACGATCGCTCTAACTTTATTGATGGTTGGTTTGATACCGGTGATGTCGCCACCATTGACCCACAAAATTATTTGCACATTGTCGATCGTTCAAAAGATGTCATCAAATCGGGCGGTGAGTGGATCAGTTCGATTGATTTGGAAAATACTGCAGTCGGCCACCCAGACTTGCAAGAGTGCTGCGTGATTGGTGTCGCGCATGATAAATGGACTGAAAGGCCATTGCTGCTGGCAGTAAAACATTCTGATGCTCAAGTGACAGAACAGCAGGTTCTGGATTATCTCAATGATAAAGTCGCAAAATGGTGGATTCCAGACGCAGTGGTTTTTGTCGAAGAATTACCGCATACCGCAACCGGTAAATTATTAAAAACCGGTTTGCGATATGAATATCAGAATTATTTACTGGATGGCGATAGCTGTCAGTTTGATGAAGTAGAAAAAAGCCTCGAAGTTGAACCGGTATAAATTATTCCCCAGATAATTTAATAACTGGATCGGATAATTTAATTTTTCCACTTTGCAAGATTTTTGCACACAAGCCGCCATGGCCTAGCATGGCGGCAACACCATTTTCTCCCAGCACTTTCTCCATTCTTCCACAAGGATGGCATTGTGCGGTCGCTTCAAATATTGCATCACCAATTTGAAACTTTTGATGACGTAATGCATGCAGGTTAATTCCAGACAGTACTAAATTTCGCCGTAGCATTTCTGGTTGAATCGGTTTTTGAATTAACTGTTCAATTAGCTGGATATATTCCTGGCTGATCAGAGTGATTTGCCGGGCGCTGCCAGGTGTTTTCTGACTGCGATGATCGCCTTCAAAGCCAAGCCCTTCTATTGCAGTGGCTTGCTCAACGATGCGCATTGGTTCTTTACGGCCAGGTCTTAAGCCAATCCATTCCAGTTGGCCGGGCTGCAAATTTTTCAGGTAGCGGTTAAATAGTCTGGCTTGAGCGTTCATAGTCTTTCCTAAACGAAAGAAACGTAAGTTATGGGTCTTGGATTCACTTATGGCGAAAATGTTTCATTGTCTATTTTGTAGTCATTATCTTAGTATTTGGCTCTATTAAGACTCAGGAGTATCCCAACAGTTATGCCGCAGGTAGTTGCATCTGATTTCCGCCCACACTCTTTACTGAAAGGCCCACACCTGCAGACCTTGGCAGGTTTTGTTTTGGGTAAACGTATTCAGGTGCAATATCAGCGCCAGCGACTTGAATTGAATGATGGCGATTTCCTCGATCTGGATTGGGGTAAGGCATCTAATGGTTTGTTGCCAGAGGATGCGCCGCTATTGCTATTAATTCACGGGTTGGAAGGTTGTAGTGGCTCGCATTACATCAAAGCGATTAGCAGGCAGGCACTTGAGCAAAATATCCAGCCGGTAGTGCTCAACATGCGAAGCTGTAGCGGCCAGCCGAACCGTTTGCCGCGAATGTATCATTCGGGTGATACCGGTGACATTGATCGAGTCTTACGCCACTTCCAAGCCCGCTTGCCAAATCGAGCTCGCTTTGCCTGTGGCATTTCACTGGGCGGCAATCAGCTGGTGAAATATCTCGGTGAGCAAGCCGATGCTGCATTATTGAATGGTGCCTGTGCGGTTTCGGTTCCTTTCTGGCTGGCAGAATCCGGGCGACGGATTAACTCAGGTATTTCGCAAATCTATTCTAATTATTTATTAAAATCGCTAAAGAAAAAACTGACAAAAAGAACCGACCTGAATGGTGTGACACCTGAGCTATTAAAAAACATTAAAAACTTTTATCAGTTTGACCATCAAATCACCGCCCCGATTCATGGTTTCTCTGGCATGTACGATTACTACAGCCAATCCAGTAGCCTGCCCTTTATCAAAACCATTACCAAACCGACCTTATTAATTCAGGCACTGGATGACCCATTTATGACCGAGGCAGTTATTCCAAGGCTCCACCATTTATCTGAAACGGTCATTTTGGAACTAGCCGAGCACGGCGGCCATGCCGGGTTTATTGGCGCTGGAGGAGAGTTTTGGATGGCGAAACGGGTGGTAGAGTGGTTAAGTCTCGTTATTTAAAGAAGGATAGAGTAAAATGGTAGAAATTTTAAAATCCAATGCTGATATTGAAAAGTATCAGGTAAGTGTAGCAAGGTGTATTGTAGAGAAGTTAGCAACCACTGAAAATTTGATCAAAATAAATACTGATAGAGCTGAAGATTTTTTGCTAGGCAATATTGAAGATGAGTTTCTCAAAAAAATATTTTCTGAAAGAACCTATCAATTTGAAAATTGTGAGATACCTCTGTGCGCAAATGATATTGGTCCATTTGAAGATTATGGTTTTCCTCTAAAAAAAATCATTAATAAGTTAGGGGTGGTGAAATTCTATAATTGTGACGTCTATGCAGAATCGTTTACGTCAGGCACACCTGTTTTATTCGATCACTGCTTTTTTAAAAGAATATGGCAACTGCCTAATGCCAATGCTTTGGAAATGCAAGATTGTCTATATGTCGATTGTACATTTGAAGGGAAAGTACATTCGTTGGAGGGTTGGAGCGAACACTGTAAATATACCGCCCCTCAGTTTAAAGCATGCTCTTTTAGAGATAAAATTTCCGTGGTTAACTCAGAGTTTTTAAGTAAATTTTTTGTGGAATCAAAAGCTAGTAATCTTAAAGGTGCCATGAAAAACATAGCTGTTGAAGATTCCTTATTCCATGAGAAATTTTTATGCAATGAATATGATAGTGTTGAGCTTGTTGATATAAGAGGATCTAAATTCAAATCAAAGTTTGAAATGAAATCTTGCTCTATAGATGTCATGAAACTAATTGATACTAATGTTGATGGTTTGATAGATTTTTATTCTAGTAAAATCATTTGTTTTGAAGCGAAGAAGTGTATATTTAAAGGCTTGTCTGTTTTTGAAAAATGTGTTTTTGGAAACAACGTTTCTGAGTTGAATCAAACTGCATTTTTCGAATACGTAACTTTCTCAGGGCTAGTAAATTTTCGTAGTGCAGAGTTTTGCTCGGGATTGAAATTAGACAAAGCCAATTTTATAGAAGAAGCCAACTTCCTTGATACGGAAGTACACCCAAAACAAACAAATAGAGAAACATTCAGGATTATAAAGCATTCTTTTGATGATGTGGGCAACTATTTAGAAGGGAATAAATATTTCGCTCTTGAAATGAAAAAATATAGGGAAGAAATTTCAAATAATCGCTGGTGGAATCAAGATCGAATAGCTTATTGGTTCAATGAAGAAATTTCAGGTTATGGTCAAAATTATTTTAGACCAATGGAGTTGGTTATAGCGCTGGGTTTAATTAATTATTTGCTCATGGCTTGTAAAAACAGTAATTGTCTATATAAAATTCTTCCTGAATTACTCAAAAAACCTGTTGATATGATAGCAACTTTTGCCAATGATTTTGCTATGGCTATTTTCCCAATTAAGAGGTTTTTATACCCCGAAATGGAGTTCATAAGCCTTGTTTCATATCCAATTTTTGGTGTTTTATTTTGGCAGCTTATCGTAGCCGTCAAGCGCCACACCCGGAGATGATCAGTGACTGAATCTATCCGCATCGCCACTTTCAACGTCGCCTTCGACCGACGTAAGGCTGGCCAGTTAAACAAACAGCTGGGAAAACCATATCATCCGCAAATTAAGAAAGTGGCAGAAATCATTCAGCGGGTTCGCCCGGATATATTGCTATTAAATGAATTTGACCATGATGGTGTGGCAAAAAATACTCAGGGTATTAAAGATTTCATTGCTAATTATTTAAATGTCTCACAACAGCCAACTGATAAAGAGTGTCTGCCGATT
This window encodes:
- a CDS encoding hydrolase; the encoded protein is MPQVVASDFRPHSLLKGPHLQTLAGFVLGKRIQVQYQRQRLELNDGDFLDLDWGKASNGLLPEDAPLLLLIHGLEGCSGSHYIKAISRQALEQNIQPVVLNMRSCSGQPNRLPRMYHSGDTGDIDRVLRHFQARLPNRARFACGISLGGNQLVKYLGEQADAALLNGACAVSVPFWLAESGRRINSGISQIYSNYLLKSLKKKLTKRTDLNGVTPELLKNIKNFYQFDHQITAPIHGFSGMYDYYSQSSSLPFIKTITKPTLLIQALDDPFMTEAVIPRLHHLSETVILELAEHGGHAGFIGAGGEFWMAKRVVEWLSLVI
- a CDS encoding MOSC domain-containing protein, translating into MNAQARLFNRYLKNLQPGQLEWIGLRPGRKEPMRIVEQATAIEGLGFEGDHRSQKTPGSARQITLISQEYIQLIEQLIQKPIQPEMLRRNLVLSGINLHALRHQKFQIGDAIFEATAQCHPCGRMEKVLGENGVAAMLGHGGLCAKILQSGKIKLSDPVIKLSGE
- a CDS encoding long-chain-fatty-acid--CoA ligase; this encodes MQGNMMPSQLLISGLIEHAETTHPDAEIVSRRCEGDIHRYTYRDAAMRSRQLASALQGLGILEGDRIATLAWNNYRHFELYYGVSGMGAVLHTVNPRLFSDQLEFIINHAQDRWIFVDLTFVPLLESIQHKISGVEGFVIMTDPQHMPETTLENVLCYETLIANGDEGFEWPMLDENQAASLCYTSGTTGNPKGVLYSHRSTIIHAQAEIGQEALGISNTCCMLPVVPMFHVNAWGVPYSAAITGAKLVFPGPGLDGKSLWEMIEVEQPDLLLGVPTVWLMLLDHMEHIGQQLTSVENVVIGGAAAPLSMIKKFHYDHDAFVVHAWGMTEMSPVGTVNAHTPAMEKMPLEQRFALQQKQGRPIYGVEMKIVDDQNNELEKDGKVFGKLLVRGPWIVNQYYRDNDRSNFIDGWFDTGDVATIDPQNYLHIVDRSKDVIKSGGEWISSIDLENTAVGHPDLQECCVIGVAHDKWTERPLLLAVKHSDAQVTEQQVLDYLNDKVAKWWIPDAVVFVEELPHTATGKLLKTGLRYEYQNYLLDGDSCQFDEVEKSLEVEPV
- the hemE gene encoding uroporphyrinogen decarboxylase; this translates as MSELKNDRYLRALLRQPVDCTPVWMMRQAGRYLPEYRATREQAGSFMDLCRNADLACEVTLQPLRRYALDAAILFSDILTIPDAMGLGLYFTPGEGPKFERPLRDLKAIEQLPIPDPEGELQYVMNAVRTIRRELNGDVPLIGFSGSPWTLATYMVEGGSSKTFATIKRMAYDQPAMLHLLLSKLAESVTSYLNAQIKAGAQAVQIFDTWGGALSEQAYKDFSLQYMQKIVDGLIREHDGRKVPVVVFTKNGGLWLETIADIGCDGIGLDWTIDIGKARSRIGAKAALQGNMDPAVLYSSPDSIRAEVGRILEAYGKGTGHIFNLGHGITPEVDPENAGVFIEAVHELSAKYHA